A part of Streptomyces sp. NBC_01497 genomic DNA contains:
- a CDS encoding acyl-CoA dehydrogenase family protein, producing the protein MSGGNGTASTVIETTEQRDLRAAVARLGARHGAGYDREALWSEAGKLGYLGVNLPQEHGGGGRGVEELSIVLEELGAQGCPLLLLIVSPAICGTVIARFGSKEQKRRWLPGLADGTLTMAFGITEPDAGSNSHRITTTARRAEDGGWILTGRKVFVSGVDIADATLIVGRTQDARTGKLKPCLFIVPRDAEGFRRTPIEMELRAVEKQFELLLDDVRLPADALVGDEDAGLLQLFAGLNPERVMTAAFAIGMGRYALGKAVAYAKERTVWGTPIGAHQALAHPLAQAHIELELARLMMQKAARLYDAGDDVAAGEAANMAKYAAGEACVKAVDQAVQTLGGNGLTREYGLGQLITASRVARIAPVSREMILNYVSHQSLGLPKSY; encoded by the coding sequence ATGAGCGGCGGGAACGGCACGGCGAGCACCGTCATCGAGACGACGGAACAACGCGACCTGCGGGCCGCCGTCGCCCGGCTCGGCGCCCGGCACGGCGCGGGCTACGACCGGGAAGCGCTCTGGTCCGAGGCGGGCAAGCTCGGCTACCTCGGTGTGAACCTGCCCCAGGAGCACGGCGGCGGAGGCCGGGGCGTCGAGGAACTGTCCATAGTCCTTGAGGAGTTGGGTGCCCAGGGCTGCCCGCTCCTGCTGCTGATCGTGTCGCCCGCGATCTGCGGCACCGTGATCGCCCGGTTCGGTTCGAAGGAGCAGAAGCGGCGGTGGCTGCCGGGGCTCGCCGACGGCACGCTCACCATGGCGTTCGGCATCACCGAGCCGGACGCGGGCTCCAACTCGCACCGCATCACCACCACCGCGCGCAGGGCCGAGGACGGCGGCTGGATCCTGACCGGCCGCAAGGTGTTCGTCTCGGGCGTCGACATCGCGGACGCGACGCTGATCGTCGGCCGTACCCAGGACGCGCGCACGGGGAAGCTGAAGCCGTGCCTGTTCATCGTCCCGCGCGACGCGGAGGGGTTCCGGCGGACCCCCATCGAGATGGAACTGCGGGCGGTGGAGAAGCAGTTCGAGCTGCTGCTCGACGACGTGCGGCTGCCCGCCGACGCGCTCGTCGGGGACGAGGACGCGGGGCTGCTCCAGCTGTTCGCCGGACTCAACCCGGAACGCGTCATGACGGCCGCCTTCGCGATCGGCATGGGCAGGTACGCACTGGGCAAGGCCGTCGCCTACGCGAAGGAACGCACGGTGTGGGGCACCCCCATCGGTGCGCACCAGGCCCTCGCGCACCCCCTGGCCCAGGCGCACATCGAACTCGAACTCGCCCGGTTGATGATGCAGAAGGCGGCCCGGCTGTACGACGCGGGCGATGACGTCGCGGCGGGCGAGGCAGCCAACATGGCGAAGTACGCGGCGGGCGAGGCGTGCGTCAAGGCCGTCGACCAGGCGGTCCAGACCCTCGGCGGCAACGGCCTCACCCGCGAGTACGGGCTCGGGCAGCTGATCACAGCGTCACGCGTGGCCCGGATCGCGCCGGTGAGCAGGGAGATGATCCTGAACTACGTCTCGCACCAGTCGCTGGGTCTGCCCAAGTCGTACTGA
- a CDS encoding TetR/AcrR family transcriptional regulator translates to MLAAAVSCLAERGWAGSTVMVVAERAGVSRGAAQHHFPTREDLFVAAVEYMAEERSRALRALLPPGPSHRAEAVEGLVGLYTGPLFRAALHLWVAAADEEYGDLLRPRVVELEARVGREAHRVAVALLAADESRPGVRETVQGLLDMARGLGLATLLSDDTARRSRVVGQWSALVSRALA, encoded by the coding sequence CTGCTGGCGGCGGCCGTCAGCTGCCTCGCCGAACGCGGCTGGGCAGGGTCCACGGTCATGGTCGTCGCCGAACGCGCGGGCGTCTCGCGCGGTGCCGCCCAGCACCATTTCCCCACCCGCGAGGACCTGTTCGTGGCGGCCGTCGAGTACATGGCCGAGGAACGCTCCCGTGCGCTCAGGGCGCTTCTCCCGCCGGGCCCCAGCCACCGGGCCGAAGCCGTCGAGGGCCTGGTCGGGCTCTACACGGGCCCGCTGTTCCGGGCGGCCCTGCACCTGTGGGTGGCGGCGGCCGACGAGGAGTACGGCGACCTGCTGCGCCCCCGGGTCGTCGAACTGGAGGCCCGGGTGGGCCGCGAGGCGCACCGCGTCGCCGTGGCACTGCTGGCGGCCGACGAGTCCCGCCCCGGCGTGCGGGAGACGGTCCAGGGGCTGCTGGACATGGCCAGGGGCCTCGGCCTCGCCACCCTCCTCAGCGACGACACGGCGCGCCGCTCCCGCGTCGTCGGCCAGTGGTCGGCGCTGGTGAGCCGCGCCCTGGCCTGA
- a CDS encoding enoyl-CoA hydratase family protein has product MTTLTLDSPANRNALSARLVRELSEELARCAQDRAVRAVVLTHTGTTFSAGADLKSPANPYTFVGLMRQIIELPKPVVARVSGHVRAGGLGLVGACDMAVADRTSDFAFTEVRIGVAPAVISMPLLPRIDPRAASRYYLTGELFDATAAEAAGLLTAAADDVDAALSGLLDGLRRASPQGLAEAKKLLTLDVLEAFDRHAEDLVQRSASYFITPEAREGIAAFMERRDPAWVR; this is encoded by the coding sequence ATCACGACGCTCACTCTCGACTCGCCCGCGAACCGCAACGCCCTCTCGGCGCGCCTGGTACGGGAGTTGAGCGAGGAACTCGCGCGCTGCGCGCAGGACCGGGCGGTACGGGCGGTGGTGCTGACGCACACCGGCACGACGTTCAGCGCGGGAGCGGACCTGAAGTCCCCCGCCAACCCGTACACGTTCGTCGGCCTGATGCGGCAGATCATCGAACTCCCGAAACCGGTGGTGGCGCGGGTCAGCGGCCACGTCAGGGCGGGCGGCCTCGGGCTCGTCGGTGCGTGCGACATGGCGGTGGCGGACCGCACGTCCGACTTCGCGTTCACGGAGGTACGGATCGGGGTCGCGCCGGCGGTGATCTCGATGCCGCTCCTGCCGCGCATCGACCCGCGCGCGGCGTCCCGCTACTACCTGACAGGTGAGTTGTTCGACGCGACGGCCGCCGAGGCGGCGGGGCTCCTCACGGCGGCGGCCGATGATGTCGACGCGGCGCTGTCCGGCCTGCTCGACGGGCTGCGCAGGGCGTCGCCGCAGGGGCTCGCGGAGGCGAAGAAGCTCCTGACACTCGATGTGCTGGAGGCCTTCGACCGGCACGCGGAGGACCTCGTGCAGCGGTCCGCCTCGTACTTCATCACGCCGGAGGCGCGGGAGGGCATCGCGGCGTTCATGGAGCGGCGGGACCCGGCGTGGGTGAGGTAG
- a CDS encoding acyclic terpene utilization AtuA family protein yields the protein MPATAPVLRVGNASGFYGDRFDALRSMLTGGELDVLTGDYLAELTMLILGRDRLKDPSAGYARTFLRQLEDTLGLAHDKGVRIVTNAGGLHPAGLADAVRKLADRLGVPARVAHVEGDELAGHEGTLTAHAYLGGAGITACLRAGADIVVTGRVTDAALVTGPAAAHFGWDVTDPGDLDAFAGAVVAGHLLECGAQVTGGNYAFFADHDVRRPGFPLAEISADGSAVITKHPGTGGVVDVGTVTAQLLYETAGARYAGPDVTARLDTVRLRGQGPDRVAVSGTRGEPPPPTLKAGLTRIGGWRNEVVFVLTGLDVDAKAALVRGQVEDALAGRRPAGVRWELARTDHQDADTEEAASALLRLVVRDSDPEAVGRAVTGAAVELALASYPGFHVTAPPGKGSPYGVFEAVGVARGTVRHLAVLPDGERVRVPEPVDFLELADVAAPALPSPPPAGPTRRAPLGRVVGARSGDKGGDANLGVWARDDEAWRWLAHTLTTEALRTLLPETAGLRVERHVLPGLRALNFTLHGLLGEGAASAARFDPQAKALGEWLRSRHTDIPEVLL from the coding sequence ATGCCAGCGACCGCGCCCGTCCTCCGCGTCGGCAACGCATCCGGCTTCTACGGCGACCGGTTCGACGCCCTCAGATCCATGCTCACCGGCGGCGAACTCGACGTCCTGACCGGTGACTACCTCGCCGAGCTGACCATGCTGATCCTCGGCCGGGACCGCCTGAAGGACCCCTCGGCCGGCTACGCGCGCACGTTCTTGCGGCAGTTGGAGGACACTCTCGGCCTCGCCCACGACAAAGGCGTCCGCATCGTCACCAACGCCGGCGGTCTCCATCCGGCCGGACTGGCGGACGCCGTGCGGAAGTTGGCGGACCGGCTCGGCGTTCCGGCGCGCGTGGCACATGTGGAGGGCGACGAACTCGCCGGTCACGAAGGGACACTGACCGCCCACGCCTACCTCGGTGGCGCGGGGATCACCGCCTGTCTGCGCGCGGGCGCGGACATCGTCGTCACCGGCCGCGTCACGGACGCCGCCCTCGTCACCGGTCCGGCCGCCGCGCACTTCGGCTGGGACGTGACGGATCCCGGTGATCTCGACGCCTTCGCGGGCGCCGTCGTCGCCGGGCACCTCCTGGAGTGCGGCGCCCAGGTCACCGGCGGCAACTACGCGTTCTTCGCGGACCACGACGTGCGGCGGCCCGGCTTCCCGCTCGCCGAGATCAGCGCCGACGGATCCGCCGTGATCACCAAGCACCCGGGCACCGGCGGTGTCGTCGACGTGGGGACGGTCACCGCTCAACTCCTCTACGAGACCGCCGGCGCCCGGTACGCGGGACCCGATGTGACCGCGCGGCTCGACACCGTACGGCTGCGCGGCCAGGGACCCGACCGGGTCGCCGTCAGCGGGACCCGCGGAGAGCCGCCACCGCCCACGCTCAAGGCCGGACTGACCCGGATCGGCGGCTGGCGCAACGAGGTGGTGTTCGTCCTCACGGGCCTCGACGTCGACGCCAAGGCCGCGCTCGTACGCGGGCAGGTGGAGGACGCCCTCGCCGGGCGCCGTCCGGCTGGCGTCCGCTGGGAGCTGGCCCGTACAGACCACCAGGACGCGGACACCGAGGAGGCCGCGAGCGCGCTGCTGCGGCTCGTCGTGCGCGACAGCGACCCCGAGGCCGTGGGCCGCGCCGTCACGGGGGCCGCCGTCGAGCTGGCGCTCGCCTCGTACCCCGGGTTCCATGTCACCGCCCCGCCGGGGAAGGGGTCGCCGTACGGGGTGTTCGAGGCGGTGGGCGTGGCCCGCGGGACGGTGCGCCATCTCGCGGTACTGCCGGACGGCGAGCGCGTACGAGTGCCGGAGCCGGTGGACTTCCTGGAGCTCGCGGACGTCGCGGCGCCGGCGTTGCCCTCTCCACCGCCCGCCGGTCCCACGCGCCGGGCCCCGCTCGGCCGGGTCGTCGGCGCGCGCAGCGGCGACAAGGGCGGCGACGCCAATCTGGGGGTGTGGGCGCGCGACGACGAGGCGTGGCGGTGGCTCGCCCACACGCTGACCACCGAGGCGCTGCGCACTCTCCTGCCGGAGACGGCAGGCCTGCGCGTCGAGCGGCATGTCCTGCCCGGCCTGCGCGCCCTGAACTTCACCCTCCACGGACTCCTCGGCGAGGGCGCCGCCTCGGCCGCGCGCTTCGATCCGCAGGCCAAGGCCCTGGGGGAGTGGCTGCGTTCGCGCCACACGGACATACCGGAGGTGCTGCTGTGA
- a CDS encoding acyl-CoA carboxylase subunit beta: MTTETDPPGTTPHEPPAPPVPPRGAMLDKLAELAAEHGKALAGGGERYVERHRRRGKLLARERVELLLDPDTPFLELSPLAAWGSDYPVGASLVTGIGVVSGVECVISANDPTVRGGASNPWTLKKALRAGEIAYTNRLPLISLVESGGADLPSQKEIFVPGGALFRDLTRLSAAGIPTVAVVFGNSTAGGAYVPGTSDHTVMIRERSKVFLGGPPLVKMATGEESDDESLGGAAMHARTSGLADHFAEDEQDALRQARRIVARFNHRKPGGDPGPAAPPAYDAEELLDIVPADLRTPFDPREVVVRIVDGSVFDEFKPLYGPSLVTGWAELHGYPVGVLANAQGVLFSAESQKAAQFIQLANQRDIPLVFLHNTTGYMVGTEYEQGGIIKHGAMMINAVANSTVPHLSVLLGASYGAGHYGMCGRAYDPRFLFSWPSAKSAVMGPQQLAGVLSIVARAAAQARGQAYDEEGDAALRAAVEAQIEAESLPVFLSGRLYDDGVIDPRDTRTVLGLCLSAVHNAPVRGVRGGFGVFRM, from the coding sequence GTGACCACCGAGACCGACCCCCCGGGCACGACCCCCCACGAGCCGCCGGCACCCCCCGTCCCGCCCCGCGGCGCCATGCTCGACAAGCTTGCCGAACTGGCCGCCGAGCACGGCAAGGCACTGGCGGGCGGCGGCGAGCGCTATGTCGAGCGCCACCGCCGCCGGGGCAAGCTCCTCGCCCGCGAACGCGTCGAGCTGCTGCTCGACCCGGACACTCCGTTCCTCGAACTCTCCCCGCTCGCCGCGTGGGGCAGCGACTATCCGGTGGGCGCCTCCCTGGTGACCGGCATCGGCGTCGTGTCCGGCGTCGAATGCGTGATCAGCGCCAACGACCCGACCGTGCGTGGCGGCGCGTCCAACCCGTGGACACTGAAGAAGGCCCTGCGGGCGGGCGAGATCGCGTACACCAACCGGCTCCCGCTGATCAGCCTGGTCGAGTCGGGCGGTGCCGATCTCCCGTCGCAGAAGGAGATCTTCGTCCCGGGCGGCGCGCTGTTCCGCGACCTGACCCGGCTGTCCGCCGCCGGAATCCCCACGGTGGCCGTCGTGTTCGGCAACTCCACCGCGGGCGGCGCGTACGTGCCCGGCACGTCCGACCACACCGTCATGATCCGCGAGAGGTCCAAGGTGTTCCTGGGCGGGCCGCCGCTCGTGAAGATGGCGACCGGCGAGGAGAGCGATGACGAATCCCTCGGCGGCGCCGCCATGCACGCCCGCACGTCCGGGCTCGCGGACCACTTCGCCGAGGACGAGCAGGACGCGCTGCGGCAGGCGCGGCGGATCGTCGCGCGCTTCAACCACCGTAAGCCGGGCGGCGATCCGGGTCCTGCCGCGCCGCCCGCGTACGACGCGGAGGAACTGCTCGACATCGTCCCCGCCGACCTGCGCACGCCCTTCGATCCGCGGGAGGTCGTGGTGCGGATCGTGGACGGTTCGGTCTTCGACGAGTTCAAGCCGCTCTACGGGCCGAGCCTGGTGACCGGCTGGGCCGAACTGCACGGCTATCCGGTCGGCGTCCTCGCCAACGCGCAGGGGGTGCTGTTCTCCGCCGAGTCGCAGAAGGCGGCCCAGTTCATCCAGTTGGCGAACCAGCGCGACATCCCCCTGGTGTTCCTGCACAACACCACCGGCTACATGGTCGGCACGGAGTACGAGCAGGGCGGCATCATCAAGCACGGCGCCATGATGATCAACGCCGTCGCCAACTCGACGGTCCCGCACCTGTCCGTGCTCCTCGGCGCCTCCTACGGCGCCGGGCACTACGGCATGTGCGGGCGGGCCTACGACCCGCGCTTCCTGTTCTCCTGGCCGAGCGCCAAGTCCGCCGTGATGGGCCCCCAGCAGCTCGCGGGTGTGCTCTCGATCGTCGCCCGCGCCGCCGCGCAGGCCCGCGGCCAGGCGTACGACGAGGAGGGCGACGCGGCGCTGCGGGCCGCCGTCGAGGCGCAGATCGAGGCCGAGTCGCTGCCGGTGTTCCTGTCGGGGCGGCTGTACGACGACGGTGTCATCGACCCGCGCGACACGAGGACCGTGCTCGGTCTGTGCCTGTCGGCGGTGCACAACGCGCCGGTGCGGGGGGTGCGGGGCGGGTTCGGTGTGTTCCGGATGTGA
- the pdxH gene encoding pyridoxamine 5'-phosphate oxidase, translating to MREQYRSTPLLESDVAATPMDQFARWFKATAEYGLPEPNAMVVSTADPRGRPSSRTVLLKQYDDRGFVFYTNYTSRKGVEITANPYVSVLFPWHRIARQVIVTGTAARVGRDETAAYFRTRPHGSQLGAWASEQSAAIASREELLERYALLAARYPEGEQVPVPPQWGGFRVTPGTVEFWQGHENRLHDRLRYVREGEAWRVERLCP from the coding sequence ATGCGCGAGCAGTACCGGTCCACGCCGCTCCTGGAGTCCGACGTGGCCGCCACGCCCATGGACCAGTTCGCCCGGTGGTTCAAGGCCACCGCCGAGTACGGGCTGCCCGAGCCCAACGCCATGGTCGTCTCCACCGCCGACCCGCGCGGGCGCCCGTCGTCCCGTACGGTCCTGCTGAAGCAGTACGACGACCGGGGATTCGTCTTCTACACCAACTACACCTCCCGCAAGGGCGTCGAGATCACCGCGAACCCCTATGTCTCGGTGCTCTTCCCCTGGCACCGGATCGCCCGCCAGGTCATCGTCACCGGGACCGCCGCGCGCGTGGGACGTGACGAGACCGCCGCGTACTTCCGTACCAGGCCCCACGGTTCGCAGTTGGGCGCGTGGGCGAGCGAGCAGTCGGCCGCCATCGCGTCCCGGGAGGAACTGCTGGAGCGCTACGCGCTGCTCGCCGCGCGCTACCCGGAGGGCGAGCAGGTGCCGGTGCCGCCGCAGTGGGGAGGCTTCCGTGTGACGCCCGGGACCGTCGAGTTCTGGCAGGGCCACGAGAACCGGCTGCACGACCGGCTGCGGTACGTGCGGGAGGGCGAGGCCTGGCGGGTGGAACGGCTCTGCCCGTAG
- a CDS encoding TetR/AcrR family transcriptional regulator, protein MSSERASERTTEATSADRSAPASDPGAGALPGPASASGPGSAPGPASDPGPRRRRDAAATREAVLRAGIEVFTEVGYDRAGIRDIGARAGVDGRLIGRYFGSKEKLFAEVVAVTFEKTMMMGPGHNRAASMTLLAGRPAPAEGMLLALRSASNERAAAIMRAQLESDYERRVADGLSGSDVAGRAALLIAVCSGVQLMRDVMGSTALGADDLTRLAPYLEAALDALSATPGQSPAQASGRSPEQAHE, encoded by the coding sequence GTGAGCAGCGAACGGGCCAGTGAACGGACCACTGAAGCGACCAGCGCCGACCGATCGGCTCCGGCCTCGGATCCGGGTGCGGGAGCCCTTCCGGGCCCGGCGTCCGCTTCAGGTCCGGGATCCGCTCCGGGCCCGGCGTCCGATCCGGGCCCGCGCAGGCGGCGCGACGCCGCTGCCACCCGGGAGGCCGTCCTGCGCGCCGGCATCGAGGTGTTCACCGAGGTCGGCTACGACCGGGCGGGGATCCGCGACATCGGCGCCCGCGCCGGGGTCGACGGGCGCCTGATCGGCCGCTACTTCGGGTCCAAGGAGAAGCTGTTCGCCGAGGTCGTCGCCGTCACGTTCGAGAAGACGATGATGATGGGCCCCGGCCACAACCGCGCCGCGTCGATGACGCTGCTCGCGGGGCGGCCCGCGCCCGCCGAGGGCATGCTGCTGGCCCTGCGCTCGGCCTCCAACGAGCGCGCGGCCGCGATCATGCGCGCCCAGTTGGAGAGCGACTACGAGCGGCGGGTCGCGGACGGCCTGTCCGGCTCGGACGTGGCCGGCCGGGCCGCCCTGCTGATCGCCGTCTGCTCGGGCGTGCAGCTCATGCGGGACGTGATGGGCAGCACGGCCCTCGGCGCCGACGACCTGACCCGCCTCGCGCCGTACCTGGAGGCCGCGCTCGACGCGCTGTCGGCGACACCCGGACAGAGCCCCGCCCAGGCTTCGGGACGCAGCCCCGAGCAGGCCCACGAGTAG
- a CDS encoding ATP-binding protein: MITSVLVANRGEIACRVFRTCRALGIATVAVYSDADAGALHVRDADCAVRLPGTASADTYLRGAAIVRAALSAGADAVHPGYGFLSESAAFARAVEDAGLCWIGPPPSAVEEMASKTRAKKLMAAAGVPLLAPVDPARASAADLPLLVKAAAGGGGRGMRIVRDLGVLPGELAAARAEAQAAFGDGEVFVEPYVERGRHVEVQVLADAHGTVWTLGTRDCSLQRRHQKVIEEAPAPGLTPELTGALYEASVAAARAVGYRGAGTVEFLLAPDGRPYFLEMNTRLQVEHPVTEEVFGTDLVAWQLAVAEGAALPPEAPSPSGHAVEARLYAEDPARGWAPGTGRIEALDVLAGPAGAGAAPGTRVRVDAGYAAGDTVGVHYDALLAKVVARAPTRAAAIRALAQALRRARLHGPATNRDLLVGSLSHPDFTGADRLDTGFYDRNLAGLTAPPAGPGARCAALAAALADAAARRAAPGAGAGVPARIGGWRNVPSRPQSKTYEVSWPSGAGGGVPLEVRYRTGRDGYAVDSGPGGESEGGGIRVVAVSPARVSLEVDGLVRHFDVASYPADGTGTGVGRGGPRGAGSDSGTGEHAVYVDSAGLGSYRLRALPRFTDPGGPTEAGSLLAPMPGTVVRVADGLAEGVSVEAGTPLVWLEAMKMEHRVTAPAAGTVAALHAVPGRQVEMGALLAVITPRAPKTPDEAGAAPAQHRTQGTAPHPTAHDAAPRGQGSEPEETP; this comes from the coding sequence ATGATCACATCCGTTCTGGTGGCCAACCGCGGCGAGATCGCGTGCCGCGTGTTCCGCACCTGCCGTGCGCTCGGCATCGCGACCGTCGCCGTGTACTCCGACGCCGACGCGGGGGCCCTGCACGTACGCGACGCGGACTGCGCCGTACGGCTGCCGGGCACGGCGTCCGCCGACACGTACCTGCGGGGCGCCGCGATCGTGCGCGCGGCCCTTTCGGCGGGTGCCGACGCCGTCCACCCGGGCTACGGATTCCTGTCCGAGAGCGCCGCGTTCGCCCGTGCCGTCGAGGACGCGGGGCTGTGCTGGATCGGGCCGCCGCCCTCGGCCGTCGAGGAGATGGCGTCCAAGACGCGTGCGAAGAAGCTGATGGCCGCCGCCGGGGTGCCGCTGCTCGCCCCTGTCGATCCGGCGCGGGCGAGCGCCGCCGATCTCCCGCTGCTGGTCAAGGCCGCGGCCGGGGGCGGCGGGCGCGGCATGCGGATCGTCCGGGACCTCGGTGTGCTGCCCGGCGAACTGGCGGCGGCCCGGGCCGAGGCGCAGGCGGCGTTCGGGGACGGCGAGGTCTTCGTCGAGCCGTACGTGGAGCGCGGCCGGCATGTCGAGGTGCAGGTGCTCGCCGACGCGCACGGCACGGTGTGGACGCTCGGCACCCGGGACTGCTCGCTCCAGCGGCGCCATCAGAAGGTGATCGAGGAGGCGCCGGCACCGGGCCTCACGCCGGAGCTGACCGGGGCGCTGTACGAGGCGTCCGTGGCCGCGGCGCGCGCGGTCGGCTACCGGGGTGCGGGGACCGTGGAGTTCCTTCTCGCACCGGACGGGCGGCCGTACTTCCTGGAGATGAACACCCGCCTCCAGGTGGAACACCCGGTCACGGAGGAGGTGTTCGGGACGGACCTGGTGGCCTGGCAGCTCGCGGTGGCGGAGGGCGCCGCGCTGCCGCCCGAAGCGCCGTCGCCGTCGGGTCACGCGGTCGAGGCGCGGCTGTACGCGGAGGACCCGGCGCGCGGCTGGGCGCCCGGGACGGGGCGGATCGAGGCCCTGGACGTCCTGGCAGGACCGGCCGGGGCGGGGGCGGCCCCCGGGACGCGGGTACGGGTCGACGCCGGGTACGCGGCGGGTGACACCGTCGGTGTGCACTACGACGCGCTGCTGGCGAAGGTCGTCGCCCGGGCGCCCACCCGCGCCGCGGCGATCCGGGCTCTCGCACAGGCGTTGCGGCGGGCCCGGTTGCACGGGCCGGCCACCAACCGGGACCTGCTCGTGGGCTCGCTCTCGCATCCGGACTTCACCGGCGCGGACCGGCTCGACACCGGTTTCTACGACCGCAACCTCGCCGGACTCACCGCTCCGCCGGCCGGGCCGGGCGCCCGCTGCGCGGCCCTCGCCGCGGCCCTCGCGGACGCGGCGGCCCGCAGGGCGGCACCGGGTGCGGGAGCCGGGGTGCCGGCGCGGATCGGCGGCTGGCGCAATGTGCCCTCACGCCCGCAGAGCAAGACGTACGAGGTGTCCTGGCCCTCCGGGGCGGGCGGCGGCGTGCCGTTGGAGGTGCGCTACCGCACGGGCCGCGACGGGTACGCAGTCGATTCCGGGCCGGGCGGGGAGAGCGAGGGCGGTGGCATCCGGGTCGTCGCGGTGTCTCCCGCCCGGGTGAGTCTCGAAGTCGACGGCCTGGTACGGCACTTCGACGTCGCGAGCTACCCGGCCGACGGCACCGGCACCGGCGTCGGCCGTGGTGGCCCCCGGGGCGCCGGGAGCGATTCCGGCACCGGCGAGCACGCGGTGTATGTCGACAGCGCGGGCCTCGGCTCGTACCGCCTGCGGGCGCTGCCGCGCTTCACCGACCCGGGCGGGCCCACCGAGGCGGGCTCCCTGCTCGCGCCGATGCCGGGCACCGTCGTGCGGGTCGCCGACGGCCTGGCGGAGGGCGTCTCGGTGGAGGCGGGTACGCCGCTGGTGTGGCTGGAGGCCATGAAGATGGAGCACCGCGTCACCGCTCCGGCCGCCGGGACGGTCGCGGCGCTGCACGCGGTGCCGGGCCGGCAGGTCGAGATGGGGGCGCTCCTCGCCGTCATCACGCCCCGGGCGCCGAAGACGCCGGACGAGGCGGGCGCCGCCCCCGCACAGCACCGCACGCAGGGCACAGCACCGCACCCCACAGCACACGACGCGGCACCACGAGGCCAGGGAAGCGAACCGGAGGAGACGCCATGA
- a CDS encoding aldo/keto reductase has product MTIPTRTLGGHVDVGAVGFGAMSYAMPYGQKPSDTKDTPEGLIDRALELGVTLVDTADRYGDSESIVGRAIGGRRERIVLATKFGIVAGPTEGRPAVLNGTPAYARERIERSLSLLGTDHVDLYYLHRVDPAVPIEETVGAMAELVKEGKVRFLGLSEAAPDTIRRAHAVHPITALQTEWSLWSREIEAEIFPLCRELGISVVPFSPLGRGALTGTIASRDDLPANDYRRGMPRYAEGALDANLATLEVVRDIAAAHGATPGQVSLAWLLAKAPDVVPIPGTRRAAYLEQNALAAEVTLTGADVERLDAVTVVGERETVLEGNWTDGVTPAQVG; this is encoded by the coding sequence ATGACCATCCCCACCCGCACTCTCGGCGGCCACGTCGACGTGGGAGCCGTCGGCTTCGGCGCCATGAGCTACGCGATGCCGTACGGGCAGAAGCCGTCCGACACGAAGGACACCCCCGAGGGGCTGATCGACCGGGCGCTGGAGCTCGGCGTCACCCTCGTCGACACCGCCGACCGCTACGGCGACAGCGAGAGCATCGTCGGCCGGGCGATCGGCGGCCGCCGCGAACGGATCGTGCTCGCGACCAAGTTCGGCATCGTCGCAGGACCCACGGAGGGGCGCCCCGCCGTGCTGAACGGCACACCCGCCTACGCGCGTGAGCGGATCGAGCGCTCGCTGTCCCTGCTCGGCACGGACCACGTGGATCTGTACTACCTGCACCGCGTCGACCCCGCCGTGCCGATCGAGGAGACCGTCGGCGCGATGGCGGAGCTGGTGAAGGAGGGCAAGGTGCGTTTCCTCGGCCTGTCCGAGGCCGCGCCCGACACCATTCGCAGGGCGCACGCCGTCCACCCGATCACGGCCCTGCAGACCGAGTGGTCGCTGTGGTCGCGGGAGATCGAGGCGGAGATCTTCCCGCTCTGCCGCGAACTGGGCATCAGCGTCGTCCCGTTCAGCCCGCTGGGCCGGGGTGCGCTGACCGGCACCATCGCCTCGCGCGACGACCTGCCGGCGAACGACTACCGGCGCGGCATGCCCCGCTACGCCGAAGGCGCCCTCGACGCCAACCTCGCCACCTTGGAGGTCGTCCGGGACATCGCCGCCGCCCATGGCGCCACCCCCGGCCAGGTCTCGCTGGCCTGGCTGCTCGCGAAGGCCCCCGACGTCGTGCCCATCCCGGGCACCCGGCGCGCGGCCTACCTCGAACAGAACGCGCTGGCCGCCGAGGTCACCCTCACCGGGGCGGACGTGGAGCGACTGGACGCCGTCACGGTCGTCGGCGAGCGGGAGACGGTCCTTGAGGGCAACTGGACCGACGGGGTCACTCCCGCTCAGGTGGGCTGA